Proteins encoded in a region of the Streptomyces violaceoruber genome:
- a CDS encoding NAD-dependent epimerase/dehydratase family protein, whose amino-acid sequence MSSLSQDSPSAAAPDILVTGASGFIGGHLVHRLAERGHRVRVLARSTSDRAAFAGAAAQVTVGDLGDTDSLRRATTGIRHVYNCAGLSADWGPWDRFRAVNVDGARNLVEAAHEAGTVERLVHLSTTDVYGYPERPCDERTAPRDIGLPYNRSKMLGEAAVWAAAERTGQPVTVVRPVSVYGPGSKDFVIEIANLLLGKQMVYIRGGRVPAGLLYVSNAVDGIIAAATGEHTAGRAYNLRDPHDTTWREYVEALAEGLGVKAPWLSLPTPVATAVATVSEKLWGALRIDSRPVLTRHAVHLFDRDQSYPIGRAQEELGFKGEVDFQEGMRRTVAWLDSPEGRAHVAR is encoded by the coding sequence ATGTCCTCACTCAGCCAAGACAGCCCGTCCGCCGCCGCCCCCGACATCCTGGTCACCGGCGCCAGCGGCTTCATCGGCGGTCACCTGGTGCACCGCCTGGCCGAGCGCGGGCACCGCGTCCGCGTCCTGGCGCGCTCCACGAGCGACCGCGCGGCCTTCGCCGGGGCCGCCGCCCAGGTCACCGTCGGCGACCTCGGTGACACCGACAGCCTGCGCCGGGCCACCACCGGAATCCGCCACGTCTACAACTGCGCCGGACTCTCGGCCGACTGGGGTCCCTGGGACCGGTTCCGCGCGGTCAACGTGGACGGCGCCAGGAACCTCGTCGAGGCGGCCCACGAGGCCGGGACGGTCGAGCGCCTGGTCCACCTCAGCACCACCGACGTCTACGGCTACCCCGAGCGGCCCTGCGACGAGAGAACCGCCCCGCGCGACATCGGCCTGCCCTACAACCGCAGCAAGATGCTCGGCGAGGCCGCCGTGTGGGCCGCCGCCGAACGCACCGGCCAGCCGGTCACGGTGGTCCGCCCCGTCTCCGTCTACGGCCCCGGCAGCAAGGACTTCGTGATCGAGATCGCGAACCTGCTGCTGGGCAAGCAGATGGTGTACATCCGCGGCGGCCGGGTGCCCGCCGGGCTGCTCTACGTCTCCAACGCCGTGGACGGCATCATCGCCGCCGCGACCGGCGAGCACACCGCGGGCCGGGCCTACAACCTGCGCGACCCGCACGACACCACCTGGCGCGAGTACGTCGAGGCACTCGCCGAGGGTCTGGGCGTCAAGGCCCCCTGGCTGAGCCTGCCCACGCCCGTCGCCACCGCCGTCGCCACCGTCTCCGAGAAGCTGTGGGGCGCCCTGCGCATCGACTCCCGGCCCGTGCTGACCCGGCACGCCGTCCACCTCTTCGACCGCGACCAGTCCTACCCGATCGGGCGCGCCCAGGAGGAGCTGGGCTTCAAGGGCGAGGTCGACTTCCAGGAGGGCATGCGGCGCACCGTCGCCTGGCTCGACTCGCCCGAGGGACGCGCCCATGTCGCCCGCTGA
- a CDS encoding aromatic ring-hydroxylating oxygenase subunit alpha, translating into MIPNQWYPIVEAQEVGNDKPLGVRRMGQDLVLWRDIDGNLVCQGARCPHKGANLGDGRMKGNTIECPYHGFRYGADGACRVIPAMGSEARIPGSLRVPTYPVREQFGLVWMWWGDERPTADLPPVAAPAEVTDNRKLYATKRWTRPVHYTRYIESLLEFYHVTYVHRDHWFNYIDYLLLYGTPSKFGLDGRERYLAATRITNHRVETEAEGQTIRYSFDHCQEDDPTNTTHYVITFTFPCMVHVQTEQFETTSWLVPIDDQNTEHILRWYEYEQVKPVLRFEPLRRLLPWASLYMEKWVQDPQDVRIMEHQEPKISAGGVNKFIPVDEMNAKYISMRAKLIADASAAPSSPARAAEPEPEAAGRGGSAARATGNGRGAAGGRRGTKPKEDAAARP; encoded by the coding sequence ATGATCCCCAACCAGTGGTATCCCATCGTCGAGGCGCAGGAGGTGGGCAACGACAAACCGCTCGGTGTGCGCCGCATGGGCCAGGACCTCGTGCTCTGGCGCGACATCGACGGCAACCTCGTCTGCCAGGGCGCCCGCTGCCCGCACAAGGGCGCCAACCTCGGCGACGGCCGCATGAAGGGCAACACCATCGAATGCCCGTACCACGGCTTCCGCTACGGAGCCGACGGTGCCTGCCGGGTGATCCCGGCGATGGGCTCCGAGGCCCGCATCCCCGGCTCGCTGCGGGTACCCACCTACCCGGTCCGGGAGCAGTTCGGCCTGGTGTGGATGTGGTGGGGCGACGAGCGCCCGACGGCCGACCTGCCGCCGGTGGCGGCCCCGGCCGAGGTGACGGACAACCGGAAGCTGTACGCCACCAAGCGCTGGACCCGCCCGGTGCACTACACCCGTTACATCGAGAGCCTGCTCGAGTTCTACCACGTGACCTACGTGCACCGGGACCACTGGTTCAACTACATCGACTACCTGCTCCTGTACGGAACCCCGAGCAAGTTCGGCCTCGACGGCCGCGAGCGGTACCTGGCCGCCACCCGGATCACCAACCACCGGGTGGAGACGGAGGCGGAGGGGCAGACCATCCGCTACTCCTTCGACCACTGCCAGGAGGACGACCCCACCAACACCACCCACTACGTCATCACGTTCACCTTCCCGTGCATGGTGCACGTGCAGACCGAGCAGTTCGAGACCACCTCCTGGCTGGTGCCCATCGACGACCAGAACACCGAGCACATCCTGCGCTGGTACGAGTACGAACAGGTCAAGCCCGTCCTGAGGTTCGAACCGCTGCGCCGTCTGCTGCCCTGGGCGTCCCTCTACATGGAGAAGTGGGTGCAGGACCCCCAGGACGTCCGCATCATGGAACACCAGGAACCCAAGATCAGCGCCGGCGGCGTGAACAAGTTCATCCCCGTCGACGAGATGAACGCCAAGTACATCTCGATGCGCGCCAAGCTGATCGCGGACGCCTCGGCCGCGCCCTCGTCACCGGCGCGGGCGGCGGAGCCCGAGCCGGAAGCGGCGGGGCGGGGCGGATCAGCGGCCCGTGCCACGGGCAACGGCAGGGGAGCGGCCGGCGGACGACGCGGCACCAAGCCCAAGGAGGACGCCGCCGCGCGCCCGTAG
- a CDS encoding PEP/pyruvate-binding domain-containing protein, with translation MDTHVSDTTTPAGAGEGPAGPVTDPAGHAACVVTLGAGGPAGGHRGELGGKGTRLAELSAAGLPVPPAFCLTTALFDAYLRETGIAAEAAGADPRTLRERILGTRMPAAIADAVLDAYGSMGRPRVAVRSSGLREDSAAQSFAGQHDTVLDVCGDEDVLDAVLRCWASLWSDRATVYRDRDAPDALAVVVQEMIHTDVSGVMFTVDPVNPRPHRLVVEACQGLGEGLVSGQVSSDFFVVDDEKLEVVEERVRYKVTKCAPLEPGRIGMTKVDAAARSVPCLTHDQLRELGALAVRIRDLYGSEQDIEWGVRDGVFHLFQTRPITTRPAAPAAPSGALSPYVAPQPEPVLNGTLWSRMDIGEIFVGLMTPLGLSFARYYQRNVHTDCAGALGVRDTGEADLHMGFYQGHVYLNISYSSYLLAQCLPTRDQRHFTSRFVSEEVDLADYENPFGTFPGGMEDLLSTVHWLQHTAREMTQMKSRSQQMVDARLYEFDRARGLDLTRMSRRELHGELHRDLAWFHDMHIGYMPYYINAFAFYGLLTELCARWLGSDGVGLQNRVKTDMSSLRTVESAKEVWSVAQAAKNDPAVLRIIKDEPLEDIARLLREDPAGQRFWDRHMEPFLRANGTRGHQEMEITHPRWIDDPSYIFQMIRRYVADGFSIDDILRRSSGWSDDSREVLGRLPMPKRQVLDTVISLYALCSELRETTRMSMITSIWLVRNVVYEVGRRLVADGVLHSPDEIAHLDFEDVRRYLAGDEDAVRVFDRARIDAARRLHEHNKRLPEPPLTFVGVHDITASVRPAADGARLEGLAASPGRIVGRARIVEDLVWQADEFEAGEILVTGYTDASWTPLFAIAGGVVTDIGSMLSHSSIVAREFHVPSVVNTKDATQRINTGDLIVVDGDAGTVEVVESADTDPQGPPGAAGTPAGATTD, from the coding sequence ATGGACACGCACGTCAGCGACACGACGACCCCCGCCGGAGCAGGCGAAGGCCCCGCCGGCCCGGTCACCGACCCGGCCGGGCACGCCGCCTGCGTCGTCACCCTGGGCGCGGGCGGCCCGGCCGGAGGCCACCGGGGGGAACTGGGCGGCAAGGGCACCCGCCTCGCGGAGCTGTCCGCCGCGGGTCTGCCCGTCCCGCCCGCCTTCTGCCTGACCACCGCCCTCTTCGACGCCTACCTGCGGGAGACCGGGATCGCCGCCGAGGCGGCGGGCGCCGACCCCCGCACCCTGCGCGAGCGCATCCTGGGCACCCGGATGCCCGCCGCGATCGCGGACGCCGTCCTCGACGCCTACGGCAGCATGGGCCGCCCCCGCGTGGCGGTGCGCTCCTCCGGACTGCGGGAGGACTCCGCCGCACAGTCCTTCGCCGGCCAGCACGACACGGTCCTCGACGTCTGCGGCGACGAGGACGTACTGGACGCGGTCCTGCGGTGCTGGGCCTCGCTGTGGTCCGACCGCGCCACGGTGTACCGGGACAGGGACGCCCCCGACGCCCTCGCCGTGGTCGTCCAGGAGATGATCCACACCGACGTCAGCGGCGTGATGTTCACCGTCGACCCGGTCAACCCCCGCCCGCACCGCCTCGTGGTGGAGGCCTGCCAGGGCCTGGGCGAAGGGCTGGTCTCCGGGCAGGTCTCCAGCGACTTCTTCGTCGTCGACGACGAGAAGCTGGAGGTCGTCGAGGAACGGGTCCGCTACAAGGTCACCAAGTGCGCGCCCCTGGAGCCCGGCCGCATCGGCATGACGAAGGTCGACGCGGCGGCCCGCAGCGTCCCCTGCCTCACCCACGACCAACTGCGCGAACTCGGCGCCCTGGCCGTCCGCATCCGCGACCTGTACGGCAGCGAGCAGGACATCGAGTGGGGCGTGCGCGACGGCGTCTTCCACCTGTTCCAGACCCGCCCGATCACCACCCGGCCCGCCGCCCCCGCGGCCCCGTCCGGCGCGCTCAGCCCGTACGTCGCCCCGCAGCCGGAGCCGGTCCTCAACGGCACCCTGTGGTCGCGCATGGACATCGGGGAGATCTTCGTCGGCCTGATGACCCCGCTCGGCCTGAGCTTCGCCCGCTACTACCAGCGCAACGTGCACACCGACTGCGCGGGCGCCCTCGGCGTGCGCGACACCGGCGAGGCCGACCTGCACATGGGCTTCTACCAGGGCCACGTCTACCTCAACATCTCCTACAGCTCCTACCTGCTGGCCCAGTGCCTGCCCACCCGCGACCAGCGCCACTTCACCAGCCGCTTCGTCAGCGAGGAGGTCGACCTCGCCGACTACGAGAACCCGTTCGGCACCTTCCCCGGCGGCATGGAGGACCTGCTCTCCACCGTCCACTGGCTCCAGCACACGGCCCGTGAGATGACGCAGATGAAGTCCCGCTCCCAGCAGATGGTCGACGCCCGGCTCTACGAGTTCGACCGGGCCCGCGGCCTCGACCTGACCCGGATGAGCAGGCGCGAACTGCACGGCGAACTCCACCGCGACCTCGCCTGGTTCCACGACATGCACATCGGCTACATGCCGTACTACATCAACGCGTTCGCCTTCTACGGCCTGCTCACCGAGCTGTGCGCCCGCTGGCTCGGCAGCGACGGCGTGGGCCTGCAGAACCGCGTCAAGACCGACATGTCCAGCCTGCGCACCGTCGAGTCGGCCAAGGAGGTCTGGTCGGTCGCCCAGGCCGCCAAGAACGACCCGGCCGTCCTGCGGATCATCAAGGACGAACCGCTGGAGGACATCGCCCGGCTGCTGCGCGAGGACCCCGCCGGACAGCGCTTCTGGGACCGGCACATGGAGCCGTTCCTGCGCGCCAACGGCACCCGCGGCCACCAGGAGATGGAGATCACCCACCCGAGGTGGATCGACGACCCCTCCTACATCTTCCAGATGATCCGGCGCTACGTCGCCGACGGCTTCTCCATCGACGACATCCTCCGCCGCAGCAGCGGCTGGTCCGACGACTCCCGCGAGGTGCTGGGCCGGCTGCCGATGCCCAAGCGCCAGGTCCTGGACACCGTCATCTCCCTCTACGCCCTGTGCAGCGAGCTGCGGGAGACCACCCGGATGTCCATGATCACGTCCATCTGGCTGGTGCGGAACGTGGTCTACGAGGTCGGCCGGCGCCTGGTCGCCGACGGTGTCCTGCACTCCCCGGACGAGATCGCCCACCTGGACTTCGAGGACGTGCGCCGCTACCTCGCCGGCGACGAGGACGCCGTACGCGTCTTCGACCGGGCCCGCATCGACGCGGCCCGCCGGCTGCACGAACACAACAAGCGGCTCCCGGAACCGCCGTTGACCTTCGTCGGCGTCCACGACATCACCGCCTCGGTCCGGCCCGCCGCCGACGGCGCCCGGCTCGAAGGCCTCGCCGCCAGCCCCGGACGGATCGTGGGCCGCGCCCGCATCGTCGAGGACCTGGTGTGGCAGGCCGACGAGTTCGAGGCCGGGGAGATCCTCGTGACCGGGTACACCGACGCCTCCTGGACGCCGCTGTTCGCCATCGCGGGCGGGGTCGTCACCGACATCGGGTCGATGCTCTCGCACAGTTCCATCGTGGCCCGCGAGTTCCACGTCCCGTCGGTGGTGAACACCAAGGACGCCACCCAGCGCATCAACACCGGCGACCTGATCGTGGTGGACGGCGACGCGGGCACGGTCGAGGTCGTCGAGAGCGCGGACACCGACCCGCAGGGCCCGCCCGGGGCCGCCGGGACCCCGGCCGGAGCCACCACCGACTGA
- a CDS encoding SAM-dependent methyltransferase, with protein MDILSLAKSVGSRVEAPLTDLRTVTKVLGNPHMPLLLALSKGFVEPVYRAAFLASAASSGVLAALAVRPCDLESLAERLDIDDEDLPRLKEWLDMGIRLGDLGKREGCYKLRSLPAKALAQPGNDAIAAALEEVLRFHVPALLNGPRMLREGRRFSLDDQDGLVIARSTRVIQPLVEEAIARTLDRNAPVRLLEVGCGSGTYVRYAAELNPRLSALAVDLQQDVADSAAANMAEWGLTDRVETRQADLRTLDAQPQFDLVTLHNNIYYFPEAERVEALRRAHDLLAPGGRLLLTTSCKGGNVGLEALNLWFTYADFGGPLPQADALADQLRQAGFDDVEATRIVPGEQFHAFTGTSKRVAHA; from the coding sequence ATGGACATTCTGAGCCTGGCCAAGAGCGTCGGCAGCCGCGTCGAGGCGCCGCTGACCGACCTGCGCACCGTGACCAAGGTGCTCGGCAATCCGCACATGCCGCTGCTCCTGGCCCTGTCCAAGGGCTTCGTCGAGCCGGTGTACCGGGCCGCCTTCCTGGCCTCGGCGGCGAGTTCCGGCGTGCTCGCCGCCCTCGCCGTACGCCCCTGCGACCTGGAGTCGCTGGCGGAACGGCTCGACATCGACGACGAGGACCTGCCGCGCCTCAAGGAGTGGCTGGACATGGGCATCCGCCTCGGCGACCTGGGCAAGCGCGAGGGCTGCTACAAGCTGCGCAGCCTGCCCGCCAAGGCGCTCGCCCAGCCCGGCAACGACGCGATCGCCGCCGCGCTGGAGGAGGTCCTGCGCTTCCACGTGCCCGCACTGCTGAACGGCCCCCGCATGCTGCGCGAGGGCCGCCGCTTCTCCCTCGACGACCAGGACGGCCTGGTCATCGCCCGCTCCACCCGGGTGATCCAGCCGCTGGTCGAGGAGGCCATCGCCCGCACCCTGGACCGGAACGCGCCCGTACGGCTCCTGGAGGTCGGCTGCGGCAGCGGCACCTACGTCCGCTACGCCGCCGAGCTCAACCCCCGCCTGTCGGCGCTCGCCGTCGACCTCCAGCAGGACGTGGCCGACAGCGCCGCGGCGAACATGGCCGAGTGGGGGCTGACCGACCGGGTCGAGACCCGGCAGGCCGACCTGCGCACCCTCGACGCGCAGCCCCAGTTCGACCTGGTCACCCTGCACAACAACATCTACTACTTCCCCGAGGCCGAGCGGGTCGAGGCCCTGCGCCGGGCCCACGACCTGCTGGCACCGGGGGGCAGGCTGCTGCTCACCACCTCCTGCAAGGGCGGGAACGTCGGTCTGGAAGCGCTCAACCTCTGGTTCACCTACGCCGACTTCGGCGGCCCGCTGCCGCAGGCCGACGCACTGGCCGACCAGCTCCGCCAGGCCGGGTTCGACGACGTCGAGGCCACCCGGATCGTCCCGGGCGAGCAGTTCCACGCCTTCACGGGCACCAGCAAGCGCGTCGCGCACGCCTGA
- a CDS encoding thioesterase II family protein, with translation MSPADLLSQRSAWFPRPVAAPAAEPPDPAAAPLRLVCFPYAGGTVSAFRGWQERLGDEVAVVPVQLPGRGLRLRERPYDTMEPLAEAVADALEEHRLTHDYALFGHSMGALLAYEVACVLRRRGAPRPRHLFVSGSRAPHLYGDRADHTLSDTALREVIRDLGGLDDADTLGAAYFDRRLPVLRADLRACERYDWHPRPPLDCPTTAFSAAADPIATPEMVEAWRPYTTGSFLRRHLPGNHFFLNGGPSRDRLLAHLGTELDALGTTPHRKATREATWTF, from the coding sequence ATGTCGCCCGCTGACCTGCTCTCCCAGCGTTCCGCCTGGTTCCCCCGCCCCGTCGCGGCACCGGCCGCCGAGCCGCCCGACCCGGCGGCCGCCCCGCTGCGCCTGGTCTGCTTCCCCTACGCCGGGGGGACGGTCTCCGCGTTCCGCGGCTGGCAGGAGCGGCTGGGCGACGAGGTCGCCGTCGTACCCGTACAGCTGCCCGGCCGCGGACTGCGCCTGCGCGAGCGGCCGTACGACACCATGGAACCCCTCGCCGAAGCGGTCGCGGACGCGCTGGAGGAGCACCGGCTCACCCACGACTACGCCCTGTTCGGGCACAGCATGGGCGCCCTGCTCGCCTACGAGGTGGCCTGCGTGCTGCGCCGGCGCGGGGCACCGCGGCCCCGGCACCTGTTCGTCTCCGGCAGCCGGGCCCCGCACCTGTACGGCGACCGCGCCGACCACACCCTGTCCGACACCGCCCTGCGCGAGGTCATCCGGGACCTGGGCGGCCTCGACGACGCGGACACCCTGGGCGCCGCCTACTTCGACCGCAGACTCCCGGTGCTCCGCGCCGACCTGCGCGCCTGCGAGCGCTACGACTGGCACCCCCGGCCACCGCTGGACTGCCCGACGACCGCGTTCTCCGCCGCCGCCGACCCCATCGCCACCCCGGAGATGGTCGAGGCCTGGCGGCCCTACACCACCGGCTCGTTCCTGCGGCGCCACCTGCCGGGCAACCACTTCTTCCTGAACGGCGGCCCGTCCCGCGACCGGCTCCTCGCCCACCTGGGCACCGAACTCGACGCCCTCGGCACCACCCCGCACAGGAAGGCAACTAGGGAAGCAACATGGACATTCTGA